One stretch of Acidobacteriota bacterium DNA includes these proteins:
- a CDS encoding peptidase: MSTPQVLILTGDAAESLEVMYPYQRLKEEGYEVHIAAPTKKKLHFVVHDFEPGYDTYTEKPGYSWNADISFAEVDPANYVALVIPGGRAPEYIRNNPHCQRIVRHFFDREKPVAQLCHASLVLAAAGALKGRRTAAYPALEPDVKAAGAYFVDSEAVVDGNMVSARAWPDHPAWMREFVRILKQKAPAQHGEVAKAG; this comes from the coding sequence ATGTCCACTCCCCAAGTTCTAATTCTCACCGGAGATGCCGCAGAGTCGCTGGAAGTGATGTATCCCTATCAGAGATTGAAGGAAGAAGGATACGAGGTTCACATCGCAGCTCCCACGAAGAAGAAGCTGCACTTCGTGGTGCACGATTTTGAGCCGGGCTATGACACCTACACAGAAAAGCCAGGGTACAGCTGGAACGCAGACATCTCCTTTGCCGAGGTCGATCCAGCCAACTACGTGGCTCTGGTGATACCCGGCGGGCGCGCGCCCGAGTACATCCGCAACAACCCTCACTGCCAACGCATTGTCAGGCACTTCTTCGATCGCGAGAAACCGGTAGCCCAGCTCTGCCATGCTTCGCTCGTTCTAGCCGCGGCAGGTGCGCTCAAGGGCAGACGAACAGCAGCCTATCCGGCGCTGGAGCCTGACGTAAAAGCCGCCGGAGCCTATTTCGTCGACAGTGAAGCGGTTGTCGATGGAAACATGGTTTCCGCCCGCGCCTGGCCCGATCATCCTGCATGGATGCGCGAGTTCGTGCGCATTCTTAAGCAGAAAGCTCCAGCTCAACATGGCGAAGTTGCCAAGGCGGGATAG